The DNA window taaaaaaaaaaaaaattactaccaTGATTCAGCTGAGCTAAGGGGAATGAAGAGAGGGTTTTGGTCTGGCTTTGGGCTGGAGTTGTACCAGGGCAGAGGCAGGAATGAGCCTGGGGGTGGAGCGACGCTGATCCCTCAGAGAAACTCAAGGAGAAAAGAGACGGGCAGCTCTCACAGCTCCTCGCCCACCTGAAGCTTCTGGGCATCTCACCGCTCAGACCTTGGAGGGGATGTGCCCACATCCCACCCGGCAGGCCTGCGCCAAGCTGTGGTGGACAAAGGGAGTCTGCCAGCCGGTCACctgctgtctgggaaggcctgtGTGGTTTCCATGGGATGAGCGGAGGAGCTTCTCTTGATAGCAGTTCCCCCTTCCAACTCAAGTCCGACCCACAGAAACATataggtgggaatgcaaagtcagTAACACTTATTTACTCAGCCAGGGACCCTCTCCCTTGGAATGACCTCCCCCACACCCATTCCATGTTCTAAGTGCCTAGCATCTGGCAAGGGCACAGAAAATGAGGAGATGCCACCTCAGGTCCCGAAGGTCCTCACGTCCCCTTAGGGAGTCCTGCCCTCATTGGAATTTCAGGGCAACTGGGTCCCCGAGCTCTGGACTCCTTGTTCAGCTGAAGGCATTGTCCCTTTGGGTGCTGTGCAGGGACCTGCTCCGTGGTGACAAGAGAGGGCAGTCCCCCTGGGAGCCAGGAGAACTGCTCAGGTCCTCATGCAAGAAGATCTCTGACTGCCACACCCCTGCCCTGCTCCAAAGCAAAAACTTCCTCCAAAGCAAAAACTTCCTCCAAAGCACGAATGCCTTGCTCCGGCCCACTGACGCCCACCTCCTATCTGTTGATTGGGACGACAGATGAGTCCCGAAGCCGCTGTAAAAGCTGGTTTTGCAGGTCTTCCTCCACCACCTTCCACCAAAAGAAGTTCTCACCCCGAACCTTTGGGGGCTCGTTTTGGAGACCCGGATTCCGAAAAGCCACGGTGACCAGCACGTTCATGCAGATGCCATCCGTTAGGTCTTTGCCCAGGTGTTGCAGTCCAAGCAACCCCTTGGTCTCTACTGCCAAGTGGTGCAGGGTCAGACACTCCTGTAGCAGCCGCAGGACGGCCATCTTGATGCCACCCCTCTGCTCCATGGGAGCGAAGCCACAGGCGGTGACAGGCAAGTGAGGCGTCCCCACTGTGCCCACCAACACCCACACTGTCTGGACGCTGGTGAAGGTGGCCACAAGTCGCTGGCAGACCAGACTGCAGGGAAGCtcttggggaaggaggagagggtgcCTGGCTCGCTGGTGATACTGGGCAGCGAGGTTGACCAGATGAAGAATGTCCTGGGCCCGCAGTGGGGTAGGCAGTGAGGTTCGTGGGTACCAGCCAGCCTGTAGGGACTCTGCATCTGCTTCCTTGGGAGTCTTGAGAATTCCACCTGGTGGAGATGCAGgggatgtgctcagttgtgtccaactctgcaaccccacagactgtagcccaccaggctcctctgtccatgggatttcccaaacaagaacattggagtgggttgccatttccttctccagggcacagggagggagaaaaggTCTATGTTGAATGAAGTGCTGGGCCTGGTAGAATAAAGGGCCACCCAGGGTTCCAGCTGTGACTTAGGGGGGAGGCCCAGGATCAGGTGTTCAGTCTGGAATCTGGAGATGCCAGGGTTATCCTAGCCAGACTAGGGGCTCATCTCACCTGAGGACAAGCCAGGGGACTGGTGTCTACTGCCCTCAGCCCACGCTGCCCACCTGCTGGGCCATACCTGTGGGGCGGGTGAGGAATGCGAAGCGGATCCAGGAGGGGCCCCGCTCCTCCACAGACAGCAACGTCAGAGGCTCACACTGCAGCCCGGCCTCCTCCTTCACCTCCCGCTGCAGCGCCTCCACAATGGTCTCCCCAGGCTCCATCCGCCCCGCAGGAAGGTACCACGACCCACGGCACTCCTTCTTGGCCTCCTGGACCAGTAGCACCTCATcctgagggggagagagagggtccTCGCCCACCACAGCTGGGATGGGAGCTCCAGGGGGGCAGCAGAGCCAGCAGCCTTCACTTGCTCTGGGTCCAGCTCCAATCTCAGATATAGTCGCTCAGTACCCACATCCCAGGGGCCACCCTGAAATTGCTGAGTTCTCCAGGGGACTGGCCCTGGGTATGGGGACTGCAGCGGTCTCTGCAGTTCATCTTTCCCTGCATTCAGGTTTCCATTTCAGAAAGGGGTTAAGAATTCTGGTAGCTACTTCAGGGGCTGGAGATTAGGCCTCCAAGGAGGGTTGCCCTGCGTCCTGCACTGATTAGCATCTGCACAAGTCACAGTATATCTCTCACCTCCCCTCACGGTTTATAAACTCTGTGTGGCCTGCTTAGGCTTTAAAACACACCCCAAACCCTCATGCCAAACAACTCCTACCTATGGCTCTGACCCGTTCTAGCTGTTGTTACCGCACCATGTACAGGGATCAACACCAATCAGAGG is part of the Capra hircus breed San Clemente chromosome 8, ASM170441v1, whole genome shotgun sequence genome and encodes:
- the NUDT18 gene encoding 8-oxo-dGDP phosphatase NUDT18, yielding MASEGLRGALTAVLGGRGLLVQNYDSGPAGEPPAPVRLRKNVCYVVLAVFLNEQDEVLLVQEAKKECRGSWYLPAGRMEPGETIVEALQREVKEEAGLQCEPLTLLSVEERGPSWIRFAFLTRPTGGILKTPKEADAESLQAGWYPRTSLPTPLRAQDILHLVNLAAQYHQRARHPLLLPQELPCSLVCQRLVATFTSVQTVWVLVGTVGTPHLPVTACGFAPMEQRGGIKMAVLRLLQECLTLHHLAVETKGLLGLQHLGKDLTDGICMNVLVTVAFRNPGLQNEPPKVRGENFFWWKVVEEDLQNQLLQRLRDSSVVPINR